In Gossypium hirsutum isolate 1008001.06 chromosome A10, Gossypium_hirsutum_v2.1, whole genome shotgun sequence, the DNA window AACCAACTTTGGTTAACTTCATATAAATCAACTACCTCAGTCACATGTTGCTACATTGCCAAGAATTAGCAACAAACCATTATGAGAAATTACTTGACAAGTTGAACCATGaaaattaatgtaatttaattatCACTTTCTAATTATGATAtgaaaatatacaaatttaatgCAGATATAGTATATCATATTTAATATTCTTGAAGTTGAGGTAAAAATATCATGTAGGTCTTTGTACTAAGAGTTACATTATATTTTACTCATTTTACTTAAAATAtagagaaattaattttttatatattaaattagagAACAAATTAATTCTTctattcttataattttttttctttaattttttttcctttcttaccGAGTCACCCATTTCCAAATGCTTCAACCATAGACCAATAGAATGGCTTGGCTTAAATTCCCACTCAACTCCCATAATGGAACAAATATACTAGTGGGGGCAAAAGTATTTAGTGAAAACAActcttattattaaattaaatttattattaagctAATAAAACAAAGTTTAGCTAATAAAACAGGGTTTAggttaaatttttattaggtAATTATAGGAagagtgattaaaatatttaattttaaaaagttaaaaaattaaaataaaaaatttaatagtcGAATGATAACATAGAATAAATGGAATAGTTAGGGTGAATATTCTTGTACTTTGTTTTCTTTGTTAGCGAGTTGTCCATTTCCCAGTTTCAATAGCTTTTGCCAAATGCTTCAACCATTGACCAATTGAATGCCTTGGCTTAAATTTCCAGTCAACTCTTTTTATAGTGCAAGACTCGGGGGGGTTCTTCTTCATAATCATAACTAACAACCCACTCAATGTGATGTGCCATTAACATAGCACTAATCTAAGATATCCTTCGATCCTACTATCTTCTACATCTATTGGTAGGAGATGCGTAAATTACAAAGTCTTCAACAGCTAGCCAATCAGTGGAGGTCTTTGATTGATTAGTTGATGGAAGAAGAGGGTTGATGATTGATGAACTGGACTGGACCGGTTTGCTTAATCATATAATCAGATGATTTGAAACAGTCAATCTGCACATTTAAGGAATCCCAAATTCTTTGCCACTGAAATTCCATAGTTGGAAAACTACTTATATATTGCACTCTGGTTCTTGATGATGAGCCACACACTCTCAATTACAAATCAATCTTATCAATTAACAAATTGTTTAAAGTTGATGGAGCCCTCAAAAAAACATTTTCAAGCGTCCAGCTCTTTCTTCCTTATGATTCTTCTCTCATTCTTCAACTTGCAGGGTCTTAACTTGCTTCGTTTAGCAACAGCAAGCCCTGTAGTTAGAGGAAATGACACTGATCGACAAGCTCTACTCCAGTTCAAAGCCAAGATAACTGGTGATCCACTCAAGATTATGGAGTCCTGGAATAGCTCCATTCACTTCTGTCAATGGATCGGTGTTACATGTGGTCGCAAGCATCGAAGAGTCACCAAGCTGAAACTTCGAATCCTCAAACTCTCTGGATCATTGTCACCCTATATTGGAAATTTGAGCTTCCTCAGGGAGTTGGATCTTGTGGGCAACAGCTTCTACAACCAAATTCCTCAAGAGATCGGTGGTTTAAGAAGACTAGAAGCATTACACCTGGTCAATAACTCCATCAGCGGTGAAATTCCTTCCAATTTATCTGCTTGTTCTAAGCTAACATCAGTCGATATGATGGGCAATCGACTAATAGGAGAAATACCTGCTTCGTTAGGTCTCTTGTCAAACCTGAAAGTATTGGGTTTTGTCCACAATAGTTTGAGAGGGAGTATCCCACCATCGTTGGGGAACTTGTCATCCTTGGAGGTACTTCTTTTAACGTATAATGCATTAAGTGGGATTATACCTGAATCTTTTGGACGACTGAGAAATCTTTCAGTTTTCGCCATATTCGGAAATGCAATTTCTGGTATTGTTCCTGTAGCATTGTTCAATCTCTCCAATATTAGAGCCTTTGATATTGGTACAAACAAGATTCAAGGTACTCTCCATTCTGATTTAGAAATCAATATGCCTCATGTTGAGTTCTTTTCTGTAGGGGAAAACCAAATCTCTGGACAAATTCCAATTTCAATATCCAATGCCTCGAATTTGAATATTCTTGTTTTTTATAATAACATGCTCGATGGAAATGTACCTTCATTAGAAAAGTTGGATAATTTGTTTAACCTTGAACTAGGAATAAACCATTTCGGGCATGGGAGAAAAGGTGACTTGAACTTTCTTTGCACATTAGTCAATAAAACCAAACTAGAATACCTATCTatagtcaaaaataattttggaGGGGAATTTCCTGAATGCATTAGCAATTTTTCTAGCAACCTTCGGGGTTTAGACATGAGTGGGAACaatattttgggaaaaattccGGATGAGATTGGAAATCTCATTAATTTGGAGGTGCTAGACGTAGGGCATAATCAACTATTAGGACCCATTCCCTTTGATACTGGAAGGCTTTGGAAGCTAAATATATTTTACGCTTCAAGTAATTTTCTCTTTGGGACTATTCCCCATTCTATTGGAAATCTAACAGAGTTAACCAAACTTGTTTTAGATTTTAAcaatattcaaggcaacattccTTCGAATCTAGGTAAGTGCCAAAATTTGCTTTTATTGGATCTTTCTTATAACAATCTTAGTGGACCAATACCCCCCGAAATACTAGGACTATCTTCATTGTCCatttgttggtgcaagaggcagcaacaaaAGAGAGAACAAGAGCACAGAACATGAAGCAAGGTGCAAGAAgcatttttacttgctcacaaatgtgcagcaagggagctaatggctgatagctcattcagctcattcattcaactagaaaaaacatacatttatagtcaaatacatcaccaaatagtcaactaaccccactaatcagcattgggactattaaaacattgcttgtacacataaacaagccacctaaactagtcattcaacacctaatgcatcaagttgtcatcaacttgtccattttaaactagattaattagaatgaaactaaagagaaaccttgctgttacagcaagcatatgtgctgcagcatgtcatcaagctgcatgcacttcaaccacaaaatgtaacagcagcatggttggccaatttcCAATACTCCTCCTTGGACTCCATGCTGCAAATACCAGTCATTCATCAAGTTTTTTGAACTTGGCAGCTCTTAGATGCTTTGATTCAAGCTGACCAATTCATTTTCTTCTTGCACAAACAGTTCGTGAGTATAGTTGCTTGCCTTCATTCTGCCATTTTGGCTTGCAATTCGACAGGCTCACACTTTGCTTACTGTCTTCAAGAGGCTTGCAACTATACAACACGCATTGAGCTTCCACATGTTGCTGAGCTCACACCTTTGACAGACTCACATCTTTGCATATTGTCTTCAACAGGTGTCTTCATCAGGCTCGCACTTTGCTAAGCTTGCAGCTTTGACATCTTGCTAAGCTTGCATATTTGGAAAGCTCACACCTTTCCTTtaaactcctccttcagcttatTCAAGCTAGTTTGGGGATCTTATAAGTTTGAGCCGATATTATCTTCTCTACAAGCAGTCCTTAATGACTTGCTTGTGCTTTGACAGCTTCTTTCTTTTCAACAAGCAGGGGAAGCAAAATCAATGGTCCCGTAAGACATAGGctcatgataccaattgttggtgcaagaggcagcaacaaaAGAGAGAACAAGAGCACAGAACATGAAGCAAGGTGCAAGAAgcatttttacttgctcacaaatgtgcagcaagggagctaatggctgatagctcattcagctcattcattcaactagaaaaaacatacatttatagtcaaatacatcaccaaatagtcaactaaccccactaatcagcattgggactattaaaacattgcttgtacacataaacaagccacctaaactagtcattcaacacCTAATGCATCAAGTTGTCATCAACTTGTCCATTTTAAACTAGATTAATTAGAATGAAACTAAAGAGAAACCTTGCTATTACAGCAAGCATATGTGCTGCAGCATGTCATCAAGCTGCATGCACTtcaaccacaaaatgtaacagcagcatggttggccaatttcCAATACCATAGTACTAAGCTTATCGTCAAACTCTTTGACTGGTGAACTTCCTGTTGAAGTAGAAAAACTGAAAAATCTAGGCCTACTGGATGTTTCTCACAACCGGTTATCTGGTTTGCTTCCAAACAACCTTGGTAGTTGTGTAAGTCTGGTGGAGCTGTATTTGGAGGGCAATTTATTTGAAGGGCCCATTCTTCCATCTTTGAGTTCATTGAAAGGTCTTGGGGCATTGGATGTATCCAACAATAATCTTTCAGGTGGGATTCCAGAATTTCTTGTAAGGTTTGGGGCATTGAAGTATTTAAATCTCTCTTTCAACAATTTTGAAGGAGTTATACCAAGTGAAGGAGTGTTCAAGAATACAAGTGCCATATTTGTTGAGGGAAATAATAAGCTTTGTGGAGGCATCCTTGAATTACACTTGTCAAGATGTAACTCCAAAACATCATCAAAAGCttcttttaaattgaaaattgcaaTTATTGTTGTGATTTTAGGAGTGACTTTGGTTTTCATTTGTCTCCTCGTTTTGTGGTTTAGAAAGAAGAAAGAACAGAAACCAACAACAACTTGTGCAGAACATTCACTTTTACAATTATCATACCAAAGCATCCTAAGGGCAACTAGCGGATTCTGCATGGAGAATTTGGTTGGTTCTGGAAGTTTTGGTTCTGTATATAAAGGAATTCTTGAAGAGAGTGGAGTAGCTATTGCAGTGAAGGTGCTTAATCTTCTAAATCATAGAGCTTCCAAGAGTTTCTTCACAGAATGCGAGGCCTTGAAGAACATTCGACATCGAAATCTTGTCAAGGTTTTAACAGCCATTTCAGGTGTCGATTATCAAGGCAATGATTTTAAAGCCTTGGTTTATGAGTTTATGGAAAATGGAAGCTTGGAGGACTGGTTGCATCCATATGTAAGCATGAATGAATCGGAGATGACAAGAAACCTGAACTTCTTCCAAAGAGTTAATATGGCCATAGATGTTGCTCATGCACTACAATATTTGCACAATCATTGTGAAACATCGATCATTCATTGTGACCTGAAGCCAAGCAATATTCTGCTTGATGGAGAAATGGTTGGACATATAGGTGACTTTGGCTTAGCAAAAATCCTTTCTGCAGACAGGCTTAACTATTCTTCCAGTCAATCAAGTTCCCTTGGATTAAGAGGAACTATTGGCTATGCTCCACCAGGTAATTCAATTGTATTCATTTCTTccattatttaaaagaaaaacatacaTCTTATAGgcagtttttttttaatatttagagTGTTTCTCTCTGCAATTGATTCTatatgttatttttgatgaattaattaTAGAATATGGCGTGGGAAGTGAGATGTCGACGAAAGGCGATGTATATAGCTATGGAATCCTCTTGCTAGAGATGTTTACAGGGAAAAGGCCTACCCATGAAAGATTCAAAGAAGGTTTGAGTCTTCACAAACATGTTAAGGAAGCTCTGCCCAATCGAGTGATTGAGATTACAGATCCCATTCTTCTTCAAGAGAGTGACAGAGGA includes these proteins:
- the LOC107939506 gene encoding probable LRR receptor-like serine/threonine-protein kinase At3g47570 isoform X1, which produces MMSHTLSITNQSYQLTNCLKLMEPSKKHFQASSSFFLMILLSFFNLQGLNLLRLATASPVVRGNDTDRQALLQFKAKITGDPLKIMESWNSSIHFCQWIGVTCGRKHRRVTKLKLRILKLSGSLSPYIGNLSFLRELDLVGNSFYNQIPQEIGGLRRLEALHLVNNSISGEIPSNLSACSKLTSVDMMGNRLIGEIPASLGLLSNLKVLGFVHNSLRGSIPPSLGNLSSLEVLLLTYNALSGIIPESFGRLRNLSVFAIFGNAISGIVPVALFNLSNIRAFDIGTNKIQGTLHSDLEINMPHVEFFSVGENQISGQIPISISNASNLNILVFYNNMLDGNVPSLEKLDNLFNLELGINHFGHGRKGDLNFLCTLVNKTKLEYLSIVKNNFGGEFPECISNFSSNLRGLDMSGNNILGKIPDEIGNLINLEVLDVGHNQLLGPIPFDTGRLWKLNIFYASSNFLFGTIPHSIGNLTELTKLVLDFNNIQGNIPSNLGKCQNLLLLDLSYNNLSGPIPPEILGLSSLSILLSLSSNSLTGELPVEVEKLKNLGLLDVSHNRLSGLLPNNLGSCVSLVELYLEGNLFEGPILPSLSSLKGLGALDVSNNNLSGGIPEFLVRFGALKYLNLSFNNFEGVIPSEGVFKNTSAIFVEGNNKLCGGILELHLSRCNSKTSSKASFKLKIAIIVVILGVTLVFICLLVLWFRKKKEQKPTTTCAEHSLLQLSYQSILRATSGFCMENLVGSGSFGSVYKGILEESGVAIAVKVLNLLNHRASKSFFTECEALKNIRHRNLVKVLTAISGVDYQGNDFKALVYEFMENGSLEDWLHPYVSMNESEMTRNLNFFQRVNMAIDVAHALQYLHNHCETSIIHCDLKPSNILLDGEMVGHIGDFGLAKILSADRLNYSSSQSSSLGLRGTIGYAPPEYGVGSEMSTKGDVYSYGILLLEMFTGKRPTHERFKEGLSLHKHVKEALPNRVIEITDPILLQESDRGGTIIDITLNETRLGNDRHLQCLNSIFEIGLTCSAQSPSERMDMSDVVSKFCSIRDKLLRPTRVPHQIQTSQAAHLAGNNVFLSWQNSESFQHSSRISTTFQLI
- the LOC107939506 gene encoding probable LRR receptor-like serine/threonine-protein kinase At3g47570 isoform X2, whose amino-acid sequence is MMSHTLSITNQSYQLTNCLKLMEPSKKHFQASSSFFLMILLSFFNLQGLNLLRLATASPVVRGNDTDRQALLQFKAKITGDPLKIMESWNSSIHFCQWIGVTCGRKHRRVTKLKLRILKLSGSLSPYIGNLSFLRELDLVGNSFYNQIPQEIGGLRRLEALHLVNNSISGEIPSNLSACSKLTSVDMMGNRLIGEIPASLGLLSNLKVLGFVHNSLRGSIPPSLGNLSSLEVLLLTYNALSGIIPESFGRLRNLSVFAIFGNAISGIVPVALFNLSNIRAFDIGTNKIQGTLHSDLEINMPHVEFFSVGENQISGQIPISISNASNLNILVFYNNMLDGNVPSLEKLDNLFNLELGINHFGHGRKGDLNFLCTLVNKTKLEYLSIVKNNFGGEFPECISNFSSNLRGLDMSGNNILGKIPDEIGNLINLEVLDVGHNQLLGPIPFDTGRLWKLNIFYASSNFLFGTIPHSIGNLTELTKLVLDFNNIQGNIPSNLGKCQNLLLLDLSYNNLSGPIPPEILGLSSLSILLSLSSNSLTGELPVEVEKLKNLGLLDVSHNRLSGLLPNNLGSCVSLVELYLEGNLFEGPILPSLSSLKGLGALDVSNNNLSGGIPEFLVRFGALKYLNLSFNNFEGVIPSEGVFKNTSAIFVEGNNKLCGGILELHLSRCNSKTSSKASFKLKIAIIVVILGVTLVFICLLVLWFRKKKEQKPTTTCAEHSLLQLSYQSILRATSGFCMENLVGSGSFGSVYKGILEESGVAIAVKVLNLLNHRASKSFFTECEALKNIRHRNLVKVLTAISGVDYQGNDFKALVYEFMENGSLEDWLHPYVSMNESEMTRNLNFFQRVNMAIDVAHALQYLHNHCETSIIHCDLKPSNILLDGEMVGHIGDFGLAKILSADRLNYSSSQSSSLGLRGTIGYAPPEYGVGSEMSTKGDVYSYGILLLEMFTGKRPTHERFKEGLSLHKHVKEALPNRVIEITDPILLQESDRGGTIIDITLNETRLGNDRHLQCLNSIFEIGLTCSAQSPSERMDMSDVVSKFCSIRDKLLRPTRVPHQIQTSQAAHLAVSDI
- the LOC107939506 gene encoding probable LRR receptor-like serine/threonine-protein kinase At3g47570 isoform X3 is translated as MMSHTLSITNQSYQLTNCLKLMEPSKKHFQASSSFFLMILLSFFNLQGLNLLRLATASPVVRGNDTDRQALLQFKAKITGDPLKIMESWNSSIHFCQWIGVTCGRKHRRVTKLKLRILKLSGSLSPYIGNLSFLRELDLVGNSFYNQIPQEIGGLRRLEALHLVNNSISGEIPSNLSACSKLTSVDMMGNRLIGEIPASLGLLSNLKVLGFVHNSLRGSIPPSLGNLSSLEVLLLTYNALSGIIPESFGRLRNLSVFAIFGNAISGIVPVALFNLSNIRAFDIGTNKIQGTLHSDLEINMPHVEFFSVGENQISGQIPISISNASNLNILVFYNNMLDGNVPSLEKLDNLFNLELGINHFGHGRKGDLNFLCTLVNKTKLEYLSIVKNNFGGEFPECISNFSSNLRGLDMSGNNILGKIPDEIGNLINLEVLDVGHNQLLGPIPFDTGRLWKLNIFYASSNFLFGTIPHSIGNLTELTKLVLDFNNIQGNIPSNLGKCQNLLLLDLSYNNLSGPIPPEILGLSSLSILLSLSSNSLTGELPVEVEKLKNLGLLDVSHNRLSGLLPNNLGSCVSLVELYLEGNLFEGPILPSLSSLKGLGALDVSNNNLSGGIPEFLVRFGALKYLNLSFNNFEGVIPSEGVFKNTSAIFVEGNNKLCGGILELHLSRCNSKTSSKASFKLKIAIIVVILGVTLVFICLLVLWFRKKKEQKPTTTCAEHSLLQLSYQSILRATSGFCMENLVGSGSFGSVYKGILEESGVAIAVKVLNLLNHRASKSFFTECEALKNIRHRNLVKVLTAISGVDYQGNDFKALVYEFMENGSLEDWLHPYVSMNESEMTRNLNFFQRVNMAIDVAHALQYLHNHCETSIIHCDLKPSNILLDGEMVGHIGDFGLAKILSADRLNYSSSQSSSLGLRGTIGYAPPEYGVGSEMSTKGDVYSYGILLLEMFTGKRPTHERFKEGLSLHKHVKEALPNRVIEITDPILLQESDRGGTIIDITLNETRLGNDRHLQCLNSIFEIGLTCSAQSPSERMDMSDVVSKFCSIRDKLLRPTRVPHQIQTSQAAHLADI